In the genome of Yersinia enterocolitica, the window TAAAATAGTGATTTCATCACACAGTTGGAATATTTCCTCCATCTTGTGAGAGATATAAACAATGCCACAACCGCGCTCTTTCAATTTACGAATAATCGTAAATAGATGATTAACCTCTTTCTCGGTTAATGAAGAGGTCGGCTCATCCATAATGACGATTTTAGCGTTATAAGAGAACGCCTTGGCAATCTCGATCATTTGCATTTGAGATACTGATAATGTTGCGACTTTATCGCGGGGATCAATATCAATATCCAACTCATCAAAGATAGCTTTGGTATCTTTGTACATTTTATCTTGATCGACAAAAAAGCCTTTGGTTGGGTAACGCCCCAGCCACATGTTGTCCATCACTGTTCGTTGTAACACCAGGTTTAATTCCTGATGAACCATAGAGACACCGTGCTCTAATGCTTCTTTAGAGCTTTTAAATTCTATTTCTTGCCCCTGAAAGAGAATACTCCCGGAGTCTTTTTTATAGATACCAAACAGACATTTTAATAGCGTTGACTTACCTGCACCATTTTCTCCCATTAATGCATGGATCGAACTTGGCCGCACTTTAAGATTTACGTTATCTAACGCCTTTACACCCGGAAATGATTTATTGATATTACTCATTTCCAGCAACCACTCGCGGGGTTGTGCTGTATTAATATCGGCCATAGTTATACCTGGCTAAGAATTGCTACTCACCTGCGAGATAAATACCCTATCCGCCGATAAGTGCATATTCAAAATAAGGATCAATGCAAAAAACCTTCCGCCCCAATGCTGGTTACCCAATATCGGGGCCAGAAGGTTAATAATTACTGCTTTACCCTTAGCACTGACACGGCTTTGGGCACCACCTATTACGACAGGCTGTTATTTAGTAAATTCAGCCAAGTTATCTTTATCAACGCCTACATACGGAATACGTACAATTTTGTTTTCGATTTTCCAGTTAGTCCCTTCAGCAGCAGGTTTACCGGCAGCCAGATTTTTAACTAAATCGAAAGTTGCTTTAGCCTGATTGTTGGCATCGTTCAACACGGTACCGGCCATTTGACCTGATTTCACCAGAGCTAACGCTTCTGGCAAGGCATCAACACCAAACACTGGAATACTGGTTTTGTTATGGGCTTTCAAGGCTTCTACTGCACCCATCGCCATCGCATCGTTGTTAGCAATAACCACTTCGATCTTGTTGGCGTTAGGGCCAGATAACCAGGCATCCATTTTATCTTTAGCTTGCGCGGTATCCCACATTGCAGTATCTAACTGCAATTGTTGAGTCGGAATACCTTTGTCATTCAACGTTTTAATGACATAAGTTGTACGTGCTTCAGCGTCTGGATGGCCCGGTTCGCCTTTCAGCAGCACAAATTGGATTTTGCCATCTTTGTTCAGATCCCATGCTGGGTTGGCTTTCCAGTGTTTCGCGATCAACTCACCCTGAATAACACCAGACTCTTTAGAGTCAGTCCCTACATAGTAAGCTTTATCGTAGCTATCCAATGCCTTACGTGAAGGTTCTTTGTTATAAAACACAATCGGAATATCGCTGCCGCGGGCTTTATCAATAACAACCGGTGCTGCTGCTGGGTCAACCAAGTTAATGGCCAGCCCTTTCACACCTTTAGCCAGCAATACGTCAATTTGATCGTTTTGCTTGGACTGGTCATTTTGGGAGTCATTCATCAGTAAGGTAACGTCAGGAGATGCTTTAGCATCTTTCTCGATAGCTTTACGGACCACGGACATAAAGTTGTCATCATATTTATAAATAGTGACACCAATACGGGTATCAGCTTGAGCAGCCGCGCCAAACATCATGCTGGCAACCAGGGTCGCTAATGTGAAAACCTTCTTATTCATTTGTATCTCCGGGTTTATGTAGGGTAGTACAGGGTGATAACACCGTCGCCTTAACGTGAGAAAGACCCATCGTTCAAAGCTGCTGACACTGAATATCTATCGTCCTTGAGCGCACTCCACTCCGAGAAAGCCGCCTGAGTCGTCAAAAACCATGCCACTTACAAACTCAACATCTGCGGAACGTGTGTTTGTAAATTACTA includes:
- a CDS encoding galactose/glucose ABC transporter substrate-binding protein MglB translates to MNKKVFTLATLVASMMFGAAAQADTRIGVTIYKYDDNFMSVVRKAIEKDAKASPDVTLLMNDSQNDQSKQNDQIDVLLAKGVKGLAINLVDPAAAPVVIDKARGSDIPIVFYNKEPSRKALDSYDKAYYVGTDSKESGVIQGELIAKHWKANPAWDLNKDGKIQFVLLKGEPGHPDAEARTTYVIKTLNDKGIPTQQLQLDTAMWDTAQAKDKMDAWLSGPNANKIEVVIANNDAMAMGAVEALKAHNKTSIPVFGVDALPEALALVKSGQMAGTVLNDANNQAKATFDLVKNLAAGKPAAEGTNWKIENKIVRIPYVGVDKDNLAEFTK